The nucleotide sequence GTGACCATTAAGTGCCCATGTGAATGTCTTAAATGATTGAATTGTCTTTTAAAACCTTAGGGGGAgctcaagtaaatattttatgtcaAAGGGGTTCAGCTGGCTGACAAAAAGGTTAGTGACTCGCAGCTCTGACCTATCAGAACGAAGACCACGTTGGCGGCTCCATACTGCTCCACACCCTGGATCCAGTGCGGCAGAGACTCGAAGGTGGGCCGTCGGGTCAGATCGTACACGATCATGGCGCCGTGAGCGCTTCGGTAGTAACTCTGTGTGATGGTGCGGAAACGCTCCTGTCCTGCCGTGTCCCAGACTTGCATCTGATCTCAAGAACATCACACAGATCCACAGACACCATCACAAATACATCTCTTGAAAATCTCAGGTGTCTCTTCTAGACAGCAGTGAGACTCAGTGGAGGCTCTTTAGAAAAACACTCCAGTAATCTCACGTCTACTGAAGAGATCAcggtctcaaactgtgctcacaTTTACCAAGAAACAGCCAAAAGATCTGCAGTCAACGTCTGAAATTAAACATGAAGAATGCATATATATAGCTCTACATTAAGtctaattcttattttatttctttaattcttCTGTATGCATGATTCTATTTTCacagaaaaatgtttaaaatcaatatatacatattaatactattattatcaatagataaaatgcattttatgtattgatttaaattacacacaatatatttgtattattctatTTTGATAGAAAAATATCTgggttatttttgtattttgtgtattgATTGAATTATGCACACtcacacaatatatataattgtattgatatatttgatatatttaccatatttaaatataataataatgcattatatatattcatttaaattcatttgaactatttataatttttttacaaatatttattgtagaaaaatttaaatgaaatgcctataaaaatgaaataaactttttaatacatgaaattaatacatacatataattacCGGTCATACATTATGtaattttatgtattcatttaagttaatttcctattatttcataataataaatgtctgaactgtatttatttaatataaaataatgaaaataacttatttagttaaatattattgcaatttaaaataacagcttctatttgaatatactttaaaataaaaattattcctgtgatcaaatctgaatttttagcataattactccagtccttacttttttcaggattcttttatatatatatatatatatatatatatatatatatatatatatatatatatatatatacacataaaaaaaaaacagcatttgtttaaaatggaCATCTTGtgttacaatatacactaccgttcaaatgtttaatttttttttattaatggatAATTTTATTCAGGAAAAATGTGGTAAATTACTAAAAATAGACAGTAGAGACTCATATAGTTAAATCAGTATATtcgagtgatttctgaaggatcatgcgacactgaagactggaggaatgatgtatATGCATTCAATCCTAAACAGCCTTTATAAGAAGAGATCTTTGCTGACTTCAAGCTCACCTTCACCCTCTTGCCATCGATGTCTATCGTGCGAACGGTGAAGTCCACTCCAATAGTGTTGTGCTGGCTGTCACTGAAGAGCCCAGACTTGAAGCTGTGGATCACGCAGGTCTTTCCCACATTACTGTCACCAATCAGGATGATCTTGAACAGAAAGTTACAGCGGTCTTCTTCCTCCTGCCCTGTGGACTGCATTTCTGCATTAAATACTCACAGATCGTGACCCACAGACCCTGAAATGATTCATTCAGGGCACCAAAGTCACAGCTCCAGTGCTATTTCCACCATATCAGCAATCAGTTCTCTGAAGACAGGCCTTTTCTGGAAGCTAGCACGAAAATCGCATATTAAGAAGTCACTATACTGCCCAAACAAAGCGCGTTGACCTCGTCACACAGCATTAACTCAACATTGACTCATTTTTTCTGCCATGTCCCTTGTTTTCTGTGAAACACTGAGTCAAATGCAAACAGACACACCCCTGTCTACCTGCGTCTGGAGGTGAGACGTCCAGTCGCCTGCCCACCTGCACCACTGCCCGTTGCAGTTTGTTTGTAGATATTGCAATCTATTGGAaaagaaaatgtgcatatttaaCGTTTTACGTATGAGAAAGCCTTTTAGCCATCTAAGCATGATTCtcaagtaaaaaagaaaagatatgAACATATGCTTCTAAGAAAGCACTAGACTACAAATCAAACACAAAGCAGCGCTGCTGTCTTGAAAGGTGACCTTTGCTCAGCAGAACAGGATATAAACACATAACTCACGTACACCGTCTTGCTCTATTGCACACAATCACGGGTCACATTCGTAACAAATGAGACAAACTCCAGATCCATCTGTCACTCAGTCTTATAAACCACAGAAAGAACAGGCAGTGGCACTTACAGTGTGTCTGCTCCAGTAAAGTGTGTTTATGTGAACGTGGAGGGCTGGAATCTACAGTAATGTGTGTAAACGGTGaatgcacacccacacacacatcattAGCTGAAGCGAACACGAGGCACTGCTGCTCGCCGGACAATACACACATCTGTGTGCTTGGCTCTAGGCCTGGTTCAGAGGTCAGAGGTCTTTGTGTCTGGTCACAGGTTGACTCGGGGAAATGCAGATAAACCAGTTAATGACTCCTCCTGGTTGACTCAgaaaaagtattttgttaaactaCACCATGACAGTTTACCTTGAGTACAAACACTGGTTGATCTGAAAATTATGCTCAATtacatcaaaatgtaaatgtgtaactggacaatttatttttctttttaaaggaaatgtgaatatttgaccattaaaaaaattaaaaatgttgctaTATGCATGCAAATGGGTTTTGGGTATTTTTTGTAACTAAAAACCAACATTTTAGCAAATTGtgcatttgaaataattattttttattatttccacaaatgttaaatatttagttatatttttgtCGTAAAAACttaatagattttaaatagtatatatatatttatatatatattatatttatatataatatatatatatatattttaacataaatattctATAAAGATACTTAAAACAATTGAGTTAATAAAAATgctatgtatatattatttaaaattgatgtagataaataaatcctttaatttatcaaggatgcattcaatttattaaCATTGACAGTAGAGACATTTATACTGTTACAAAGATTTTGACTTCTCTTTTGatctttcaattcatcaaaaaatcctgaacaaATTCATCACACTTTCCATAAGGTGGAGACCTGGACCTCACTGAAGTGTGCAGGAGGGCAGCTGCCAAACTCTCTTCGACTGGCCTTCACAGCAGGAGGTCCAGGGCCCAGAGAGAGATTTATATAATGGAAAGAGACTGCCATCGTGCACTTCCCCTGCCAAGCAGCTGATTCCAGCCGTTCCAGCATGTGTGGCAGAGGACGGATGCTTGTTCACAGGAGGGGGCGCAGTGTGTGAGAGCAGAATAGTGAAGGGAAATTGCCTGTCCCGCTACAGAATGCAGGTATTAACTTCCTGGAACTGCTGCCAGTGTTTCtggtataaaaacattttatatagttCCTAAGAAACCGCCACGTTTTGATCAGATCAGAAACACAATGGCGATGGCATACATGAATTAACAAGGGGGCACACACTCCCCTCAGCTTCACAATCTGGAAGGAAAATTGATTGTGTGGGGCACAAAACATTTCCAGTCACTACAGGCAAAGCATGTCCCGGGCATAATGAATGTTGGGGTGGGTCTCCTGTCCAGGGGGAATCCCCTTTACGGAAAATAGACTCTCCACCCTCAGGTAGTGAGCCAGCTGTGGGAGCGGTTCGGCTGTAGATCTCTTCGCCTCGCAGGAAGACATGCATTGCCCATTATTCTTCTCGCTGGCGAGAGAAGGTGCGCCTATGGCTGTGGATGTGCTAGTGCACCCGTGGCCAAATGCACAGCTTTATGTATTTCCTCTGCTGAGTCTAATCTTACCTACATTAAAAAGAGTATGGGAATGCAGTTATACTGATCACCCTGAACTGACCAGGGAAACTGTGGCTGATAGAGATAATGTGACACATGTGCGACCAGCCCTGGCCTCTCCTGCTGCGCAGAGACCGCCTCTCACAAAAAAGTGGGTAGATCTTTCATCGAGCCCATAGACATAGTGGCTCATGAGAGGTAAAATTGAGTgttatgattcgcgaacccgctccgaactcccgaactgattcaaatgattcacgatctccaaactgactcaaatgattcgcgatcccgctccaaactctcgaactgattcaaatgattcgtgatcccgctccgaaacTCTcggactgattcaaatgattcgcgaacccgctttgaactcccgaactgactcaaatgattcgctaacccgctccGAAGAGAGGCAGAATTTTCTGATCATATCTTCACCACAGAGGTAAAAATGAGCATTGTGAATATATTTGTGTTTCAGGGCAGTTGGTGAAGACGACAGTTCCTCCTTCCACACCAGACTGCTGTATATGGATGCCTGGACATTTACAACATTTTGGTGCCAGGGACCCCTAGCAGAGAAGATTTTTCAAGGACACcctcagaattacaagattttAAGGCTTAAAATTATTGTGGGTTGGAGTATAATGAACAcatgattgttttatttattcatttagtttttttaaattatccccattttttaaatcaaatgattcgcgatctcgctccAAACtgtcgaactgattcaaatgattcgggatCCCGCTCCGAAGTTTAACTTCTGATTCATAATCTGCACACTCTACTGGTAACGTTAACactactgacacctagtggtgagTATTAGTAACGTTACTGGCAATTACAAATACATTCTGTCAGTCATTAACAATAATGTAagattttgtaagaaaaaaactaAGTATAGTGCCATTAGTTACAAGCAATATATCTTTTGTCAAATAAAGAAACCAAAAAAATCTCAGTGCCATCTCAGTTTCTGTGAACCTCATCCTGAAATGTAGAAAACACAGAGGTACAGACAATGCTACTGTGTACAGACAGACTTGAGAgagtgagaaatatatatatagaaactttTAAGTGCCCACTTTTATGTTTACGTTGTGCTTAGGCTTTTTGACTTTACATGCATTATATAAGTTACTTTGGAATAATTCAGCACATCTCAGAAGattcaaaaatatgattttagtctggaaaatatggtgTAAATTATTTTGTGGACCCATTTGCTTTGGTCCTGAACCCCAGATCGAAAACCCTTGCATTAtagtatattgtgtttttttttaattattattattattgtgcatgCAGATAATATTTAGGCACACAAACACTTGACTATTGCATGAATAAAGAATACCATATTTAAGAATTTTATGCTAATTACAgttgaaataaaattgaaaaagctTAAAAAGTGAAGCTCCAACAGGTGAACATAATGTGTGGACCCAAGTAAACTaaattgtttgttgttaattgttATCCACTGTATAATGCGtgaaatttattacatttttatgttttcccgctccgaactcccgaactgactcaaatgattcgcgaacccgctttgaactcccgaactgatacaaatgattcgatctccgaaatgattcaaatgattcgcgaacccgctccgaactcccgaactgactcaaatgattcgcgattccgctccgaactgactcaaatgattcgcgaacccgctttgaactcccgaactgactcaaatgattcgcgaaacccgctccgaactcccgaactgatcgaatgattcgctatccccgaaatgactcaaatgattcgcgaaccctctttgaactcccgaattgactcaaataattcgcgaacctgctccgaactcccgaactgattcaaatgattcgcgatccccgaaatgactcaaatgattcgcaaacccgctttcaactcccaaactgactcaaatgattcgcgaacccgaatCATAGTCATGaagataaagaaaactctttgaatgagaaggtgtgtccaaacttttggtctcatatatatatatatatacatatatacacatatgtatacatatatacacatatatatacatatatacacatatatatatacatatatatatatatatatatatatatatatatatattataaacaaaaaacctTAGGGTGGTAGTTTTTGTTTGCACATATTCATTAGCAGCAGGTATACATACAGAAGGGAAGGCTGAATTCCCTGCATCATTGTCGTGATTGGTCAGCTGACAGATGTGGTGTAATTGGTGCTTCCAGGATTGGTCAAATCTGATGCACTTCCCATGGTGTAATACCTcaatcattttatcattttaacatttcttgaacagcaaatcagaatattaaaaggAGTTCTGAAGGAACAGGTGACACCAAAGACTGAAGTTATGAAGCTCATAATTGATCTTTTCATCAcatgaattaattatattaaaataaactgaaataaaataaattattattttacattataatattatttcaaaatattactgtttgttttgtatttttgattaaaacaattcatccttggtgagcagaaaagactgtcaaaaatattttacaaatctaaCTAAAAGCTAACAAAGATCTCTTTAAACAGATGGATATGTTGAAATGTTTGAATGGAACCATTTAACTCAAATAATGCTAGGCAATTATTGCATTTCCAAAGATCTTTTATTtggacacaaaaaaaataatctatattcCCTAGTTAGCAAACATTCAAAGTCAAAATCATAACCGACAGATGAGGAATCTGCCATCTACTGATAAATCCATCTCACAGATGAAATCAGGCCTGCAGACACACAAACCAGCCTCCTGGTGTATCTTCTCTTATGTCGAATGATATCAGTCTTCTGAATCTGAAATACCTGCTTGACAAAGAGGCTTCAAGTCTTTAGACGAGGTTATAGCAGTCTCAGACCAGCAGAGGTCAGTGTCACCGTCTCTTACACGCGAAGCTGAtcatgtctttaggtctgtatgTGAGACAGGGGGTCGACTGGCTCTTTGGTGGTCCTGGGGTTCTTTTACGGGTAGAGCTTTTCCTCGGTGTTTGCTCTTGCTGAGGAACATGAATGGGTTTCCATGGAATAGGGTTGACGAAACTCGGAGCTGGATAGTTCACATTGTTATAATTGCCTGAAAGTGATCAAATTAAGTTTGGCTTTGAATCTCAATGTTGCATACTTGCCAGAATTTACAGTGTGgatatttgtgtttgatattatGGAAGTTTATGTCCGccacagaatttaaataaaactttttttttatctcacaattctaaagaTTCTTTTCTCTCTGCTCTGAGAGAAAATAAATGTGagacgtaaactcagaattgtgagataaactcacAACAGCAAAGTcaagttagttaaaaaaaaaagtcaagttaGTTTccaccacagaagaaagaaatgtaaaggtaaatgcatctttttctatctcacaattctgagtttttttcctcacaattctggGGAAAGTCCAAACTGCAAGGAAAAAAGTCCGAATTGTGTTACATAGACTCTTGCattgaattgcaagatataaacacagagttgtgagatataaactcacaatagcAAGAAAGTTAAGCTTGCTTCcgccacaaaatatatatattttttttttacaattctcaTAATTTACCAGTGGCCGGGGCCGGGGCCTATGGTCGCCCTTCACACATTGTTCAGTGTTTGTGATGCACAAATCTGCTACTAGTTAAAAGTCTGGATGCACCTGCTTATTCTTATGATTATTTTACCGTTTCTAGAATAAACCTTAAGTTATTAAACGGTATGGGAATTTGTTGCTCACTCACCGGCTGAGGATGCTGATGACTGTCGGCTcagttttccttttgtttttaaactttcAAGCCACTCTTTAAAGCTTTCCTCTGCTTTTTCTTTGCGCTCCCTCTCTTCTGCTTCTCTTCTGGCTGCCTCTTccttttaaagaaacagttcagctAAAATTGTAAATGCTATGATCATTTACACACCTAATGAGaacaaagttttgaaaaaaatctaacattttcgCCAGACAGACTCACCTTCTCTTTTAGCTTTCTCTCCGTTTCTTGTTGCTTCTTCTTCCGCAGCCACTCCTTATATTTCTCCTGAGCTTTCCTTTCAATCTCAGCACGTTTTTTCTCCTCTTGAAGCTGTTCTTTGCTCTTCTGAAACTCTTTGGACATCCTCTCTTTCTTTTCCTAAGTACAAAGCCATAGTAAAATCATGAGAAGGGGCTTCAGGAGATCAGACCCCGTTCTAAAAatagtactaataataatatataataataataatttgacaatgAGTCTTTATTCTGGGAGTTTTACAGAGATCATTACCTGTTCTCGTTTTATTTCCAGCCACTCTTGAATTTTGCAGTCGTTGACaactttcttcttctgttgttCTTTTTCCACCTCTTTCTGTTTTTCCATCAGCGTGAGCTCCTGAAATACAGACCTTATATTTTACCAAGGTTTTACCATATACTgtgataaatatgacaaaaactatTGATTTAAATACGTTTCCacaaactgaaaaattaaagcaaaataaaaaagaaattatttacttttataacttaaaaattagtaaaaacata is from Carassius auratus strain Wakin chromosome 25, ASM336829v1, whole genome shotgun sequence and encodes:
- the LOC113042919 gene encoding ras-related protein Rab-19-like isoform X1 — translated: MFISFLFYLRIMLRWLKGFLIRKTLNMHIFFSNRLQYLQTNCNGQWCRWAGDWTSHLQTQSTGQEEEDRCNFLFKIILIGDSNVGKTCVIHSFKSGLFSDSQHNTIGVDFTVRTIDIDGKRVKMQVWDTAGQERFRTITQSYYRSAHGAMIVYDLTRRPTFESLPHWIQGVEQYGAANVVFVLIGNKCDLEAQRQVLFEDACTLAEQTGALAALETSAKQHHNIEEAFELMARELIERHGGIVHQDSQSDSPTVFLHSDSHPVDEGEHLEKRSCDC
- the LOC113042919 gene encoding ras-related protein Rab-19-like isoform X2, translating into MQSTGQEEEDRCNFLFKIILIGDSNVGKTCVIHSFKSGLFSDSQHNTIGVDFTVRTIDIDGKRVKMQVWDTAGQERFRTITQSYYRSAHGAMIVYDLTRRPTFESLPHWIQGVEQYGAANVVFVLIGNKCDLEAQRQVLFEDACTLAEQTGALAALETSAKQHHNIEEAFELMARELIERHGGIVHQDSQSDSPTVFLHSDSHPVDEGEHLEKRSCDC
- the LOC113042920 gene encoding coiled-coil domain-containing protein 34 codes for the protein MMSTFPSSSSKSLTSTPLKSRPSVPSSVLQRSRSLESTGDSTSSLLSPIYHDSFELSEDEPESDQPRPVHNITTTLSEDVAPGSPYRDEVDTTGLEDRASNVQFKLSAWEQWIVDKAKEERIRKQQKAMEELTLMEKQKEVEKEQQKKKVVNDCKIQEWLEIKREQEKKERMSKEFQKSKEQLQEEKKRAEIERKAQEKYKEWLRKKKQQETERKLKEKEEAARREAEERERKEKAEESFKEWLESLKTKGKLSRQSSASSAGNYNNVNYPAPSFVNPIPWKPIHVPQQEQTPRKSSTRKRTPGPPKSQSTPCLTYRPKDMISFACKRR